The following proteins come from a genomic window of Halanaerobiaceae bacterium ANBcell28:
- the proB gene encoding glutamate 5-kinase, with translation MKKKLYKRIVVKIGSSSLTHDGGKLSLARIDQFLRQMVDLKNQGRDILFVSSGAIAAGMAEFALKERPQSIPEQQGMAAIGQAQLMTLYNKFLREYSTIGAQILLTSSDLEDRHRYLNAYNTMESLLKNGVMPIINENDTIATQEIKFGDNDTLSARVAGLMEADLLIVLSDIEGLYNGDPRVEKNLEVIRKIESINKEIEDLAGGRGSNLGTGGMQTKIEAAKIAVNSGITMVIGPGQRNNILLNIVDMLEKEDKYTFGTTFLPKKESLSKRKHWLLYNPLVCGSIKVDQGAANALLERGKSLLPGGIIEVIGDFQENDPVSIVNINNEVIGKGLVNYSSNDIYRIKGHHSEEINSILGHNNRSDVIHRDNMVIKGSKNSKGGE, from the coding sequence ATGAAAAAGAAATTATATAAAAGAATAGTAGTGAAAATTGGGAGTAGTTCTCTAACTCATGACGGAGGAAAACTCAGTCTAGCTAGGATAGACCAGTTTTTAAGGCAAATGGTAGACCTTAAAAATCAGGGAAGAGATATACTTTTTGTTAGCTCAGGTGCTATAGCTGCAGGTATGGCAGAATTTGCTTTAAAAGAAAGACCACAGTCAATACCTGAACAACAAGGGATGGCTGCAATAGGTCAGGCACAATTGATGACTTTATATAATAAGTTTCTTAGGGAATACTCAACAATAGGTGCCCAAATTTTATTAACATCAAGTGATTTAGAAGACCGTCACCGCTACTTGAATGCCTATAATACTATGGAAAGTCTTTTAAAGAATGGGGTTATGCCCATTATAAATGAAAATGATACAATAGCCACCCAGGAAATAAAATTTGGTGATAATGATACTTTATCAGCTAGAGTAGCAGGATTAATGGAGGCAGATCTATTAATAGTACTTTCAGATATTGAAGGTTTATATAATGGCGATCCCAGGGTAGAAAAAAATCTTGAAGTGATTAGAAAAATAGAGAGTATTAACAAAGAAATAGAGGATTTAGCAGGAGGAAGGGGTAGTAATTTAGGGACAGGAGGAATGCAAACCAAGATAGAAGCGGCAAAAATTGCAGTAAACTCTGGAATTACTATGGTGATTGGTCCAGGACAAAGAAACAATATATTATTAAATATAGTGGATATGCTAGAAAAAGAAGATAAATATACATTTGGTACTACCTTTTTACCTAAAAAAGAATCTTTAAGTAAAAGAAAACACTGGTTATTATATAATCCTTTAGTTTGTGGTAGTATTAAGGTTGATCAAGGAGCAGCTAACGCTTTGCTAGAACGAGGAAAAAGTCTATTGCCTGGTGGAATAATTGAAGTAATAGGAGATTTTCAAGAAAACGATCCAGTTTCAATTGTAAACATAAATAATGAAGTAATAGGAAAAGGATTAGTCAACTATTCGTCGAATGATATATATAGGATTAAAGGACATCACTCAGAGGAAATAAATAGCATTTTAGGACATAATAATAGATCTGATGTGATTCACCGGGATAATATGGTTATAAAAGGTTCTAAAAATTCTAAAGGAGGAGAGTAA
- a CDS encoding amidohydrolase: MKAIVNGKIMTMAGEIIKRGTVLIDGTKIKDIGTDIEIPSDAEIIDVSSKTVFPGMIDAHTHLGIGEDGVGWEGRDYNEMTDPITPHLRAIDAINPVEEGIINARKHGITTVMTGPGSANVIGGISVAIKTIGKVVDDMIIKDAVGIKAAFGENPKRVYNEKGKIPSTRMGVAAVIREALMQAQDYLSEKEEKAAKGEFFKRDIKNESLIRILKKEIPLKAHAHRADDIMTILRVAKEFDIDITLEHCTEGHFIAEKIAEAAVPAIVGPTLTGKVKVELKDRSFKTPGVLAKAGVKVAIMSDHPVVPTENLPIYAALSVKDGMEEEEALKAITINPAEILGVADRVGSIEVGKDADIVIFDGHPLDIKSKVEKVFINGELV; this comes from the coding sequence ATGAAAGCAATTGTAAATGGTAAGATTATGACGATGGCTGGTGAAATTATTAAAAGAGGTACAGTACTTATTGATGGAACAAAGATTAAAGATATAGGAACTGATATAGAAATTCCATCAGATGCTGAAATCATTGATGTTTCTTCGAAGACTGTCTTTCCAGGTATGATTGATGCCCATACACACCTAGGAATAGGTGAAGATGGAGTGGGGTGGGAAGGACGAGATTATAATGAAATGACAGATCCTATTACACCACACTTGAGGGCGATAGATGCAATAAATCCAGTAGAAGAAGGAATAATTAATGCTCGTAAACATGGTATTACAACTGTGATGACAGGTCCGGGTAGTGCTAATGTAATTGGTGGAATAAGTGTAGCAATAAAGACTATTGGTAAAGTAGTAGACGATATGATCATCAAGGATGCTGTTGGAATTAAAGCGGCTTTTGGAGAAAATCCTAAAAGAGTTTATAATGAAAAAGGCAAAATTCCTAGTACTAGAATGGGAGTGGCAGCAGTAATTAGAGAGGCTTTGATGCAAGCTCAAGATTATCTATCAGAAAAAGAAGAGAAAGCAGCTAAGGGAGAATTTTTTAAACGAGATATAAAAAATGAAAGCCTAATACGGATATTAAAAAAAGAAATTCCATTAAAGGCTCATGCACATCGTGCAGATGATATCATGACAATTCTAAGAGTTGCTAAAGAATTTGATATAGATATTACACTAGAGCATTGTACAGAAGGACACTTTATAGCCGAAAAAATAGCTGAAGCGGCAGTGCCAGCGATTGTTGGACCTACTTTAACAGGAAAAGTGAAAGTAGAGTTGAAAGATAGAAGCTTTAAAACACCAGGTGTACTTGCTAAAGCAGGTGTCAAGGTAGCGATTATGAGTGATCATCCAGTTGTACCTACAGAAAATCTTCCTATTTATGCAGCTTTATCTGTTAAAGATGGTATGGAAGAAGAAGAAGCTTTAAAGGCAATCACTATCAATCCAGCGGAAATCTTAGGAGTTGCAGATAGAGTTGGTAGTATAGAAGTGGGTAAGGATGCTGATATAGTAATTTTTGACGGTCATCCCTTGGATATTAAAAGCAAAGTAGAAAAAGTTTTTATAAATGGTGAGCTAGTTTAA
- a CDS encoding type II toxin-antitoxin system PemK/MazF family toxin: protein MNVTRGDVYYADLNPVVGSEQGGIRPVLIIQNDIGNKYSPTVIVAAITSKIEKAKLPTHIEISAKNTNLEKDSVILLEQIRTIDKKRLQRHVTHLDDVIINKVNDAIEISLGLIEL, encoded by the coding sequence GTGAATGTAACTAGAGGAGACGTGTACTATGCGGACTTGAATCCTGTTGTGGGGTCAGAACAAGGGGGCATAAGACCTGTTTTGATAATTCAAAATGATATAGGCAATAAATATAGTCCGACAGTAATAGTAGCAGCAATCACTTCTAAAATCGAAAAAGCAAAATTACCTACACATATTGAGATATCTGCTAAAAATACTAACCTGGAGAAGGATTCTGTTATCTTGCTGGAGCAGATAAGGACTATAGACAAAAAAAGGTTGCAACGCCATGTGACACATCTTGATGATGTAATCATTAACAAGGTAAATGATGCAATAGAAATAAGTCTTGGTTTAATAGAATTATAA
- a CDS encoding CopG family transcriptional regulator has translation MGNLKRVMISLPNNLLQEVDGFVQKGSGNRSEFIREAMKLYLQEKKRQEIREQMRSGYLEMSDINLQLADEGINCDARSIYFYEEKLAECE, from the coding sequence TTGGGTAATTTGAAAAGGGTGATGATTAGTCTGCCCAATAATCTTCTTCAGGAAGTAGATGGATTTGTACAAAAAGGCAGTGGTAATCGTAGTGAGTTTATCAGAGAGGCTATGAAGTTATATCTCCAGGAGAAAAAAAGACAGGAAATAAGAGAACAAATGCGCTCAGGTTATTTAGAAATGAGTGACATCAACCTTCAATTAGCAGATGAAGGTATTAACTGCGATGCACGTTCTATTTATTTCTATGAAGAGAAATTAGCGGAGTGTGAATAA
- the dcd gene encoding dCTP deaminase: MILSDKTIKQLIEKKELVIRPLKEYQIQPASVDLRLGSSFLKLDENLTEVMTLEDETDYISYHSDEIIIPPHSFLLASTREHVELPSDITAFVEGRSSIGRMGLFIQNAGWVDPGFKGQITLELYNANSLPIKLTSGRRICQLVLAKLDQKAANPYSGKYLNQKEAVGSRVFKDLDNDY, translated from the coding sequence ATGATCTTATCAGATAAGACAATTAAACAGTTAATTGAAAAAAAAGAACTTGTAATTAGACCTTTAAAAGAATATCAGATTCAGCCAGCTTCAGTAGATCTTAGATTAGGAAGTAGTTTTTTGAAATTAGATGAGAATCTTACAGAGGTGATGACTTTAGAAGATGAGACCGATTATATAAGTTATCATAGTGATGAGATAATAATCCCTCCACATTCATTTTTATTAGCAAGTACTAGAGAACATGTTGAATTGCCTTCAGATATAACTGCTTTTGTAGAAGGAAGAAGTTCTATAGGAAGAATGGGGTTATTCATACAAAATGCTGGATGGGTTGATCCTGGGTTTAAAGGACAGATAACTCTAGAATTATATAATGCAAATAGCCTTCCTATTAAGTTGACATCAGGACGAAGAATTTGTCAATTGGTGCTTGCTAAATTAGATCAAAAGGCAGCCAATCCTTATAGTGGTAAGTATCTAAACCAAAAAGAAGCTGTAGGAAGTAGAGTATTTAAAGACTTAGATAATGACTATTAA
- a CDS encoding HPr family phosphocarrier protein yields MIEKEVVIKNETGLHARPAAVFVETADRFKAEVELEFDGININAKSIIGVLSLGIGKGDKVVLRIYGEDEAEAMEKILEMIENKFGE; encoded by the coding sequence ATGATAGAAAAAGAGGTTGTTATAAAAAATGAGACTGGTTTGCATGCTCGTCCTGCTGCGGTTTTCGTAGAGACAGCTGATCGTTTTAAAGCAGAGGTAGAATTAGAATTTGATGGGATAAATATTAATGCTAAGAGTATCATAGGTGTTCTATCATTAGGGATTGGCAAAGGTGATAAAGTAGTCCTTAGAATATATGGTGAAGATGAAGCAGAAGCTATGGAAAAAATTCTTGAAATGATTGAAAATAAGTTTGGCGAATAA
- the alr gene encoding alanine racemase, producing the protein MNKITRPVWVEVNIENIKYNLRQIKETLRQGTEIMAVVKADAYGHGLIPVSQALIEEGIDRLAVALPEEGVELREAGFNLPIHVLGEVLSTQYKLIMDFDLIPTIARKDSLDNINRLAKELGLRKKIHLKVDTGMGRIGVQVDQALDFIKYAYNQRNIELEGLMTHFATADEEDKEYSYWQWKRFKKIINQVEEIGIQIPIKHASNSAAIIELSDFQLNMVRPGIALYGLTPSNNIKSKLKPALSWKAKIDFIKQVAEGTAISYGATYRTSKESKIATVPLGYADGYSRLLSNKGYVIINGQNAVIRGRVCMDQFMIDITEIENVDIGDELVLIGSQGNKTITATDLANMTDTINYEILCNISKRVPRVYL; encoded by the coding sequence ATGAATAAAATTACTCGGCCAGTATGGGTAGAAGTAAACATTGAAAATATTAAATATAATCTTCGTCAAATAAAAGAAACACTTAGACAAGGTACTGAAATTATGGCGGTAGTTAAAGCAGATGCTTATGGACATGGTTTAATACCTGTTTCTCAAGCTCTTATTGAAGAAGGAATTGATCGTTTAGCAGTAGCCTTACCAGAAGAAGGAGTAGAATTAAGAGAGGCTGGATTTAACTTACCTATCCATGTTTTAGGTGAGGTTTTATCAACACAATATAAATTAATTATGGATTTCGATCTAATTCCAACAATAGCAAGAAAAGATAGTCTTGATAATATTAATAGATTGGCTAAAGAACTAGGGCTGAGAAAAAAAATTCATCTTAAAGTAGATACAGGTATGGGAAGGATTGGCGTACAGGTAGATCAAGCCTTAGATTTTATAAAATATGCTTATAATCAACGAAATATAGAATTGGAAGGTTTAATGACCCATTTTGCAACAGCTGATGAAGAGGATAAAGAATATAGTTATTGGCAGTGGAAACGTTTTAAAAAGATAATAAATCAAGTAGAGGAAATAGGTATTCAGATACCTATTAAGCATGCTAGTAATAGTGCTGCGATAATTGAACTTAGTGACTTTCAGCTTAATATGGTCAGACCTGGTATTGCTCTATATGGTCTAACTCCATCAAATAATATAAAATCAAAACTTAAACCCGCATTAAGCTGGAAGGCGAAAATTGATTTCATTAAACAGGTAGCAGAAGGAACAGCAATTAGTTATGGTGCAACCTATCGCACATCTAAAGAGAGCAAAATAGCCACTGTACCATTAGGATATGCTGATGGATATTCCAGGTTGCTATCCAATAAAGGTTATGTTATAATTAATGGTCAAAATGCAGTTATTAGGGGTAGAGTCTGTATGGATCAATTTATGATAGATATTACAGAAATAGAAAACGTAGATATTGGAGATGAGCTTGTTTTAATAGGAAGTCAAGGGAATAAAACAATTACAGCTACAGATTTAGCAAATATGACAGATACTATAAATTATGAAATATTGTGTAATATATCTAAACGAGTTCCAAGAGTTTATCTATAA
- a CDS encoding NAD(P)H-hydrate dehydratase, with product MIILKPDEMRKVDQAVIDDGYPDMLLMEAAGRAIAEKLRFLNDDCSHGDCNCSCSKSNRVLVFAGKGNNGGDGLVAARYLDMWGFDVKVVLLSELDELKESPLINYRLCKLRDIEVIILSKNKFSDLIDDIDYLLSRSDIIIDALLGTGITGKPKKPYDKIIELINNSNAEVLSVDIPSGVDGETGKVESEAVWADYTMTLAYPKIGLTVYPGREYCGEIEIADIGIPDEYVYQQKAKHFILDKSEASFLLPARPNNSHKGSYGKVGVLGGSNGMAGAPTLTASAALRVGAGLIRVAVPDNIESIVATHMPELITVGLKDLGTLYKVENIEKIENLMQESDVLAVGPGMGKSDCTDKIIEKIIEEYQGPLILDADGINSIKDLNILKKRNNDIILTPHPGEMASLLACEISEVEENRIEIARNFACENQVYLILKGASTVIALVDGRIFINPNGNPGMATAGSGDVLAGILAGMIAQGVAVEDAVVLCPYLHGLAGDIAAEKLSSHGMAAGDIILHLSDAIKELQ from the coding sequence ATGATTATTTTAAAACCAGATGAGATGAGAAAAGTGGATCAAGCTGTTATTGATGATGGATATCCAGACATGCTTTTAATGGAAGCAGCCGGGAGAGCGATTGCTGAAAAGCTTAGGTTTCTCAATGATGATTGTAGTCATGGTGATTGTAACTGTTCTTGTTCTAAATCAAATAGAGTATTAGTCTTTGCAGGTAAAGGTAATAATGGCGGTGATGGTTTAGTTGCAGCACGCTACCTAGATATGTGGGGATTTGATGTTAAAGTAGTATTATTATCTGAACTTGATGAATTAAAAGAAAGTCCTTTAATAAATTATAGACTATGTAAGTTAAGAGATATTGAAGTAATTATCCTTAGTAAAAATAAGTTTTCAGACTTGATTGATGATATTGATTACTTGCTTTCACGTAGCGATATAATAATTGATGCACTTTTAGGTACAGGTATCACAGGTAAACCCAAAAAACCATATGATAAAATTATAGAATTAATAAACAATAGTAATGCGGAAGTCTTATCAGTTGATATTCCATCAGGAGTAGATGGGGAAACAGGTAAGGTGGAATCTGAGGCTGTGTGGGCAGATTACACTATGACACTGGCCTATCCTAAGATTGGTTTAACTGTATATCCAGGGCGTGAATATTGTGGAGAAATAGAGATTGCTGATATAGGAATACCAGATGAATATGTATATCAACAGAAGGCAAAGCACTTTATTCTAGACAAAAGTGAAGCTAGTTTTTTATTACCAGCTCGACCGAATAATTCTCATAAAGGATCTTATGGCAAAGTGGGCGTGCTTGGCGGTTCTAATGGCATGGCTGGAGCCCCAACTTTGACAGCATCAGCCGCACTAAGAGTAGGTGCTGGTTTGATCAGAGTAGCTGTACCTGATAATATTGAGTCAATAGTAGCTACACATATGCCAGAATTAATTACAGTTGGTCTTAAGGATTTAGGAACATTATATAAAGTAGAAAATATCGAAAAAATAGAAAATTTAATGCAAGAATCAGATGTCTTAGCAGTAGGCCCTGGTATGGGTAAATCTGATTGTACTGATAAGATTATAGAGAAAATTATAGAAGAATATCAAGGACCTTTAATTCTAGATGCCGATGGTATAAATTCCATTAAAGATTTAAATATATTAAAGAAAAGAAATAACGATATAATTTTGACACCACATCCTGGGGAAATGGCTTCATTATTAGCTTGTGAAATTTCCGAAGTGGAAGAGAATCGCATAGAAATTGCCCGTAACTTTGCTTGTGAGAATCAGGTTTATTTAATTCTAAAAGGTGCATCTACAGTAATTGCCTTAGTAGATGGTAGAATATTTATTAATCCTAATGGAAATCCTGGAATGGCAACAGCAGGCAGTGGTGATGTTTTGGCAGGTATATTAGCCGGTATGATAGCGCAAGGAGTAGCAGTAGAAGACGCTGTTGTTCTTTGTCCTTATCTACATGGTCTTGCTGGGGATATAGCAGCAGAAAAATTAAGTAGTCATGGTATGGCAGCTGGTGATATTATTCTTCATCTATCTGATGCTATAAAGGAATTGCAATAA
- a CDS encoding holo-ACP synthase, producing the protein MIKGLGVDLVKIKRIEEVHQRKGDVFLEKIFTPIEIKYCKSKSRPYQHYAARFAIKEAVIKMLGKSEGFTWQDIEVENKDNGKPKLNLRANAKKLAEELGIERIHISISHEKELAIAQVIGEGGA; encoded by the coding sequence ATGATAAAAGGACTTGGTGTTGATTTAGTAAAGATAAAAAGAATAGAAGAAGTGCATCAAAGAAAAGGAGATGTTTTTTTGGAAAAGATATTTACTCCTATAGAAATAAAATATTGTAAGTCTAAGTCAAGACCATATCAACACTATGCAGCTCGTTTTGCAATTAAAGAAGCAGTAATAAAAATGCTAGGCAAATCTGAAGGATTTACATGGCAAGATATAGAAGTAGAAAATAAGGATAATGGCAAACCAAAATTAAATTTAAGAGCTAATGCTAAAAAGCTTGCAGAAGAATTAGGAATAGAAAGAATACATATTAGTATATCCCATGAGAAAGAACTAGCTATAGCTCAGGTAATAGGAGAAGGTGGTGCATAA
- a CDS encoding redoxin domain-containing protein, with protein MLKKFDKVADFIAKNDKGEEVNSKQYLGNYTVLYFYPKAFTPGCTKECNAFSENIDEFLSFKMDDLKGNLSDSEQDLSNIKIPAINVVGVSPDKVENLADFKEKYQLKIELLSDPDKKIAKSFEALKENASSILRSTFILDPWGRVKKAWYGVKVKGHVEEVLEGLREVVSEDLRINPEIKFRRASRAYSEEKVAPEILEQVIKAAHLAPSCFNKQPWRFSIIDDRDLLERLYEQIPSGNYWMEKTPAIIAVHSRSDFDCQLNDNRDYYLFDTGIAVGNLLTQATQMGLLAHPIAGFNPVGFKETLNIPEENVLITVIGIGYPGEGQYLSDDHLKIEESSRDRNDLSEVLNWNTYDV; from the coding sequence ATGTTAAAAAAGTTTGATAAAGTAGCTGATTTTATTGCTAAGAATGATAAAGGAGAAGAAGTTAATAGTAAGCAGTATCTAGGTAATTATACAGTATTATATTTCTATCCTAAAGCATTTACCCCAGGATGTACAAAAGAATGTAATGCTTTTTCTGAAAATATTGATGAATTCCTTTCTTTCAAGATGGATGATTTAAAAGGTAATTTAAGTGATTCAGAACAGGATCTGAGTAATATTAAAATTCCAGCAATAAATGTAGTTGGCGTTTCTCCTGACAAAGTAGAGAACTTAGCTGATTTTAAAGAGAAATATCAACTAAAAATCGAACTATTATCTGATCCAGATAAGAAAATTGCAAAAAGCTTTGAAGCGCTGAAAGAAAATGCTAGTTCAATATTACGTTCTACTTTTATTCTTGATCCATGGGGTAGAGTTAAAAAGGCTTGGTATGGTGTTAAAGTTAAAGGACATGTAGAAGAAGTACTTGAAGGACTAAGAGAGGTAGTATCAGAAGATTTACGTATAAATCCTGAGATTAAATTTCGTAGAGCCAGTAGAGCTTATAGTGAAGAGAAAGTGGCACCAGAAATTTTGGAGCAAGTTATCAAGGCAGCTCATTTAGCTCCGTCTTGCTTCAATAAACAGCCTTGGCGCTTTTCAATAATAGATGACAGAGACTTGTTAGAAAGATTATATGAGCAGATACCTTCAGGTAACTATTGGATGGAAAAAACACCGGCAATCATTGCAGTACATTCACGATCTGATTTTGATTGTCAGTTAAATGACAATAGAGATTATTATCTCTTTGATACTGGTATTGCTGTTGGCAATTTATTGACTCAGGCAACACAAATGGGTTTACTAGCTCATCCTATAGCAGGGTTTAATCCTGTTGGTTTTAAAGAAACTTTAAATATACCCGAAGAAAATGTTCTGATAACAGTAATTGGAATTGGCTACCCAGGAGAAGGTCAATATTTAAGTGATGATCATCTAAAAATTGAAGAAAGTTCACGAGATAGGAATGATCTAAGCGAAGTTCTTAATTGGAATACTTACGATGTTTAG